A genome region from Halichondria panicea chromosome 15, odHalPani1.1, whole genome shotgun sequence includes the following:
- the LOC135349158 gene encoding uncharacterized protein LOC135349158, whose translation MASGSSSQDHQFPSHGAITMPSPLPEPMTPLTQFIDQQQAPPQTPQSNHPLSNAPASSLMPPPSAPPSHHPHSSGPSSSGSSYPSLGSPASPQTPMSTPESLGIIPQLQNIVSTVDLGCKLNLKEIALHARNAEYNPKRFAAVIMRIRDPRTTALVFSSGKMVCTGAKSVALSRLAARKYARIIQKLGFPARFTSFKVQNMVGSCDVKFPIRLEGLVVKHGQFSSYEPELFPGLIYRMVRPRIVLLIFVSGKVVLTGAKEESEIMEAFNNIYPILKKFKKS comes from the exons ATGGCGTCCGGCTCCTCAAGTCAGGACCACCAGTTTCCCTCACATGGAGCTATCACAATGCCCTCACCGCTCCCAGAGCCAATGACACCTCTCACACAGTTCATTGAT CAACAACAAGCTCCACCACAAACACCTCAGTCCAATCACCCTCTTTCAAATGCTCCGGCCTCGAGTCTCATGCCCCCACCTTCGGCACCTCCCTCACACCATCCCCACTCTTCTGGTCCCTCCTCCTCTGGCAGCAGTTATCCTTCACTCGGAAGTCCTGCCTCCCCACAAACACCCATGTCCACACCAGAAAGCCTGGGCATCATCCCACAGCTACa GAACATTGTGTCGACTGTGGATCTGGGGTGCAAGCTGAACCTTAAAGAGATTGCACTACATGCCAGAAATGCAGAGTATAATCCCAAG CGTTTTGCTGCTGTGATCATGAGGATACGAGACCCACGGACCACTGCACTCGTGTTCAGCTCAGGCAAGATGGTGTGCACTGGAGCCAAGAG TGTGGCACTGTCGAGACTGGCTGCCAGGAAGTATGCAAGAATAATTCAGAAGCTTGGTTTCCCA GCCCGGTTCACAAGCTTCAAGGTGCAGAACATGGTAGGCAGCTGTGACGTCAAGTTCCCCATTCGCCTGGAGGGGTTGGTAGTGAAGCACGGTCAGTTCTCGAGCTACGAACCGGAGCTGTTCCCGGGTCTCATCTACCGTATGGTTAGACCCAGGATTGTGCTACTAATTTTCGTGTCTGGGAAAGTTGTCCTCACAG GTGCCAAAGAGGAGAGTGAGATCATGGAAGCATTCAACAACATTTACCCCATCTTGAAGAAGTTTAAGAAGTCGTAG
- the LOC135349153 gene encoding bromodomain adjacent to zinc finger domain protein 1A-like, with amino-acid sequence MPLLHKKTFHLQPVPKDLRPDEEVFVCPATKEVFRDYESFFNRHFLCESLVWTCEHSGKSNLTYGQALKSEEEAQKHLDSLSACYQKAALSLIHHTRRTNLKTLCEEIISFYKHRFVEGEIVDHFQTKTAVIKVGTSVRIVKVLPPAPPTSPSIIQPPTPSVDQLATKTGPETVTQNGEASNCEIIDVVSNGISEVTPTPSDATLKPVTPSVKPVFKIPKTPRTPLIPLTPEILLNADDYRYVVKDEANPEKIREVEAAELSRPKGLFTSAKLKLLLRSVLVRKSDKHPFTVKEDFARKFDLGPSTVDSTLPTPSPSSRKRSLSQSQINSFFSPDSSALSPSFMSGSKPKKPRPSSLASSSKKRVSISGRKTPGKSKSAKKSKIRKSTSIQNTPNKRSKFLKSPKTPRSTAEALKLLNRAKKFKQLDLKSSTVPKGSMSAEEWKSLKKRLEEERDLTLALREAEKQRRKEERLRKLRELHEEKRRERLKQEEWLRPREDTLCEDSKPLPSPVPVSTELSPELFGDAVMLLEFLHTFGPLFNIREVIRGDITFDKIEFALTTHEIDSLLFDMVKFLLQAVFATMDEEHEGQINVRVATAKKGFISPRETAEDKTEPSKGEGSPMEQRESRSQSKEEAPEEIDDDEMEVEKDEPKSLDVRVETIKASAAKSALWSYSNQRVHLKDMTLDPYTCTEVLRLHLLSSGGYSDTEGRKRFRVYRRGGYTDSDDPVIGLRLRCPQVVEALGQLSIYGFSAKDKLEILSTLCMQLLTYADAREFIEETTARVKSIRKKIREILFSEERRKREEKSALFKEKKEKAKLEKEKIKGEADKGETEDKTSQEETIPNNADPSKVPDNPPRPKRKTSKSPSPQSSKQKEEEEKETEEERMARINEDLAELREELLEASAGVNLKPLGMDRHHSKYWVFSNLPGLFVEESDQKTVEPTPQPDTIQKTMLENGVESHDAIETTAYCDTTLAGKFDPVPAIMCSTHINTTVGATPTEMTNQATDTAPKWYYYATLEGIENLLASLNPRGTREVALKKAIETHRRHLERTLRKCPFYPDGSPRNPREGLIKNADQYLELYLREQILDIEDKILMGNLGHLKVSDNRIEWRAAIENSGAAAILANSQETSETPHPTTEEGGAPIPSGSTAHNISFSASQLSTALLQIHDGIEKKVLMPPLGTAVDTKKQSRKTKKEDTIKESDLCIEQWKDSLGQSTSFSQIFVHLATLERAVMWSKSLLNVRCRICRRKCGDEFLLLCDGCDHGYHTYCLKPPLKQIPDGDWYCYYCNPVTPVKSRRGRRVVLIEVESSDSEVELDEEPVMDMESEAEISEESEEDDEEDVKMVTRSRVTNEVPVPEKKKRGRPSKKKIIEKRQVTKTQRVKKTPKQPSNKLKRQCNNLTAVVENSRARKKLKLDSTPSKSESLIASIIELKCSRGTKSHTNASRREQKSLEMQLCEAIWQEIRQKGESSYFEAPVNKKEYPHYHEVVSSPMDLHTIKQKIKNGKCTSLGDFVQDVHLIFSNCLLYHKRHSQIGKASVTLRTYFENRCSDLGFDDLGLIEGEKNTNSGQGKLGRRSARQK; translated from the exons ATGCCCCTCCTGCACAAGAAGACTTTCCATTTGCAGCCAGTTCCCAAAGACCTGCGACCAGACGAAGAGGTTTTTGTGTGTCCAGCTACTAAAGAAGTGTTCAGAGATTATGA GTCATTTTTCAATCGCCATTTTCTGTGTGAGAGCCTGGTTTGGACCTGTGAGCATTCTGGCAAGTCTAACCTCACGTATGGCCAAGCCCTAAAGAGCGAAGAAGAAGCTCAGAAACATTTGGATAGTTTGTCGGCCTGTTACCAGAAGGCTGCCCTCTCACTAATCCACCATACGCGGAGGACAAACCTCAAGACCCTCTGCGAGGAGATCATCTCGTTCTATAAGCACAGATTTGTAGAGGGGGAGATTGTGGACCACTTTCAAACCAAAACTGCTGTAATCAA AGTTGGTACTAGTGTGAGAATCGTCAAGGTGCTTCCCccagcccctcccaccagTCCTTCAATCATACAGCCCCCTACTCCTAGCGTTGATCAACTCGCCACAAAAACAGGCCCTGAAACAGTCACCCAAAATGGGGAAGCAAGCAATTGCGAGATCATCGATGTGGTTAGCAATGGTATCTCTGAGGTAACCCCTACGCCTTCTGATGCTACCCTCAAACCAGTGACACCGTCAGTCAAGCCAGTTTTCAAGATCCCTAAGACGCCCCGCACTCCACTAATCCCCCTCACCCCGGAAATATTGCTCAACGCAGATGACTATCGCTATGTTGTCAAAGATGAGGCTAACCCCGAGAAGATACGAGAGGTAGAAGCTGCAGAATTAAGCAGACCAAAAGGACTGTTCACTTCGGCCAAGCTCAAGCTGCTACTGAGAAGCGTCCTGGTCAGGAAGAGTGACAAACATCCATTTACTGTGAAA GAAGATTTTGCTCGGAAGTTTGACCTTGGTCCCTCCACTGTGGACTCTACTCTACCCACTCCATCTCCCTCCTCCAGGAAACGCTCCCTCTCTCAGTCCCAGATCAACTCTTTCTTTAGTCCTGACTCATCTGCTCTCTCTCCTTCGTTTATGTCTGGCTCCAAACCAAAAAAACCTCGTCCATCTTCTCTGGCCTCCTCATCCAAAAAGAGAGTATCAATATCTGGACGAAAAACTCCGGGCAAGTCAAAGTCAGCCAAGAAGTCTAAAATTCGCAAGTCAACTTCTATACAAAACACTCCAAATAAGAGAAGCAAATTTCTGAAGTCCCCTAAAACTCCACGCAGCACTGCAGAGGCACTAAAGCTCCTCAATAGGGCAAAGAAATTCAAGCAGCTTGATCTCAAAAGCAGCACTGTCCCTAAAGGTAGTATGTCGGCCGAGGAATGGAAGTCACTCAAGAAACGCTTGGAGGAGGAAAGAGATCTAACCCTGGCTCTCAGGGAGGCAGAAAAACAGAGGAGGAAGGAGGAGCGTCTGAGGAAGCTGCGAGAGCTCCACGAAGAAAAAAGACGGGAGAGACTGAAACAAGAAGAATGGCTGAGGCCACGTGAAGACACTCTCTGTGAAGATAGCAAG ccactcCCCTCCCCCGTGCCAGTGAGTACAGAGCTCTCTCCAGAGCTGTTTGGAGATGCCGTAATGTTGCTCGAGTTCTTGCACACATTTGGACCACTCTTCAACATCAGGGAGGTCATCAGAGGAGACATCACCTTTG ATAAAATTGAGTTTGCTCTCACCACCCATGAAATTGATAGTCTGCTGTTTGATATGGTCAAGTTTCTGCTCCAG GCCGTCTTTGCCACTATGGACGAGGAACATGAAGGACAGATCAATGTCAGAGTTGCCACTGCCAAGAAAGGTTTTATCAGCCCTCGAGAAACTGCTGAAGACAAAACCGAGCCCTCTAAAGGAGAAGGGTCACCAATGGAGCAGCGAGAGAGTCGATCGCAATCCAAAGAGGAGGCCCCCGAGGAAATTGATGATGACGAGATGGAGGTCGAAAAAGACGAGCCAAAGTCGCTCGATGTTCGTGTTGAGACCATCAAAGCATCCGCTGCAAAGTCAGCACTTTGGTCCTATTCCAACCAGAGAGTCCACCTCAAGGATATGACCCTTGACccttacacatgtacagaggtACTGAGGCTCCACCTACTCTCCAGTGGAGGTTACTCAGATACGGAGGGCCGAAAGAGATTCAGGGTTTACCGTCGAGGTGGGTATACAGATTCTGACGACCCAGTGATTGGTCTCCGTTTGAGATGCCCCCAAGTCGTCGAGGCTCTCGGTCAGTTGTCCATATACGGTTTCTCTGCCAAAGACAAACTGGAGATTCTGTCGACCCTGTGTATGCAGCTGCTCACTTATGCGGATGCCAGAGAGTTTATAGAAGAGACAACAGCTCGAGTGAAGAGTATTCGAAAGAAGATCAGAGAAATACTGTTCTCGGAGGAGAGACGAAAGAGGGAAGAGAAGTCTGCTCTGTTTAAGGAGAAGAAAGAAAAGGCGAAGTTGGAGAAGGAGAAAATTAAAGGGGAGGCTGACAAGGGGGAAACAGAAGATAAAAC GAGTCAAGAAGAGACGATTCCTAATAATGCCGATCCAAGCAAAGTCCCGGACAATCCTCCTAGACCAAAGAGAAAAACTAGCAAATCCCCAAGTCCGCAATCGAGCAAACAAAAAGAGGAGGAGGAAAAAGAAACAGAAGAAGAACGAATGGCTCGAATCAATGAAGATCTAGCTGAGCTTCGAGAAGAACTGCTTGAGGCCTCTGCTGGTGTGAATCTCAAACCACTGGGCATGGACAGACATCACTCCAAGTACTGGGTGTTCTCTAATCTACCCGGACTCTTTGTTGAAGAGTCGGATCAAAAAACAGTCGAACCCACACCTCAACCGGACACCATTCAGAAGACTATGCTGGAGAATGGAGTTGAATCCCACGATGCAATTGAGACAACTGCCTATTGTGATACTACCCTGGCTGGGAAATTTGACCCTGTACCAGCTATTATGTGTTCTACACATAT AAACACTACTGTtggagccacacccactgagaTGACTAATCAAGCAACGGACACAGCTCCCAAGTGGTACTACTATGCCACACTCGAAGGCATCGAAAATCTACTGGCCTCTCTCAACCCAAGAGGGACTCGAGAAGTTGCACTTAAGAAAGCAATCGAAACTCATCGAAGGCATTTGGAGCGCACGTTGCGTAAATGCCCATTTTATCCAGATGGCAGCCCAAGAAATCCTCGTGAAGGTCTTATTAAAAATGCGGATCAGTACTTGGAACTCTATCTCAGAGAGCAGATACTTGACATTGAAGACAAGATTTTAATGGGCAACCTTGGTCATTTGAAGGTATCAGACAACCGTATCGAATGGAGAGCAGCTATCGAAAATTCTGGAGCTGCGGCAATTCTTGCAAATAGTCAAGAAACTTCTGAAACACCTCATCCCACCACTGAAGAAGGGGGTGCTCCTATACCCAGTGGAAGCACGGCTCACAACATAAGCTTCTCAGCTTCTCAGCTGTCTACTGCCTTGCTACAAATTCATGACGGAATCGAAAAGAAAGTTCTCATGCCTCCTCTAGGCACTGCTGTAGACACGAAGAAGCAATCACGCAAAACCAAGAAGGAGGATACAATAAAGGAAAGCGATCTGTGTATCGAGCAGTGGAAAGACTCCCTAGGACAATCTACAAGTTTCTCTCAGATATTCGTTCATCTGGCCACACTCGAACGTGCTGTAATGTGGAGTAAGTCGCTTCTAAATGTTCGTTGTCGAATCTGTCGTCGAAAATGTGGTGACGAGTTTCTTCTTCTCTGTGATGGCTGTGACCATGGTTACCATACGTACTGCCTGAAGCCCCCCCTCAAGCAAATCCCTGATGGAGACTGGTATTGTTATTACTGTAACCCTGTTACTCCGGTGAAATCGCGACGAGGGCGGAGGGTGGTTTTGATCGAAGTGGAATCAAGTGATAGCGAAGTTGAATTAGACGAAGAGCCCGTGATGGATATGGAAAGTGAGGCCGAGATTAGCGAGGAAAGTGAAGAGGATGATGAAGAAGACGTAAAGATGGTCACACGCTCCAGAGTGACCAATGAGGTGCCCGTACCAGAAAAGAAGAAGCGAGGAAGACCGTCTAAGAAAAAAATTATTGAGAAACGGCAAGTTACGAAAACACAACGTGTTAAAAAGACTCCAAAGCAACCCTCAAACAAACTTAAAAGGCAGTGCAACAACTTAACAGCTGTAGTAGAAAACAGCCGTGCTCGTAAGAAGCTTAAATTAGACTCTACACCCTCAAAATCAGAGTCTTTGATTGCATCCATAATCGAACTCAAGTGTTCCCGAGGTACAAAGTCTCACACCAATGCGTCTAGGAGGGAACAGAAAAGTCTTGAGATGCAGCTCTGTGAAGCCATTTGGCAAGAAATAAGGCAGAAAGGGGAGAGCAGCTACTTTGAAGCTCCTGTGAACAAAAAAGAG TATCCACACTATCATGAAGTTGTCTCCAGTCCAATGGATTTGCACACAATCAAACAAAAGATCAAGAATGGAAAGTGTACGTCCCTCGGTGATTTCGTTCAAGATGTCCATCTCATCTTCTCCAACTGCCTTCTCTACCACAAGCGGCACTCACAAATTGGCAAAGCCAGCGTGACTCTGAGGACCTACTTTGAGAATAGATGCTCTGATCTTGGGTTTGACGATCTCGGATTAATCGAGGGAGAGAAAAACACAAACAGTGGACAGGGGAAACTGGGTCGGAGGTCCGCTagacaaaaatga
- the LOC135349159 gene encoding uncharacterized protein LOC135349159 — translation MMMDDSNYTESNQSIQQELQNTPAAGSLMATDAGATPVKHKRRGWAKQNCYYLTHALLFFGADLVNIVSLILFMTDASTYNSTDGGKLNLCSKSFLFSADGTCNGSELSCHVVVGAESIASLTTLAMFVMYMVWAVKGAKIVSRFRVIDLAVVFALALLSCAVGIILSLGILQDTPVQCAKKKCPQTCITFQSNLAYTARYVSFALAAFYFLIFVLGMIPIVIRFICCNEVGRATNDEATPILPDASRRKTLS, via the exons ATGATGATGGATGACAGTAACTACACTGAAAGTAATCAGAGTATTCAGCAAGAGCTGCAGAACACTCCAGCTGCAGGTTCTCTCATGGCCACTGATGCAGGAGCTACACCAGTAAAGCACAAGAGGAGAGGATGGGCTAAGCAAAATTGTTATTACTTGACCCATGCTTTGCTCTTCTTTGGAGCTGATTTAGTCAACATAGTGTCACTTATTTTGTTTATGACGGATGCTAGCACCTACAACTCTACCGATGGAGGAAAATTGAACTTGTGTTCGAAATCCTTCTTATTTTCAGCTGATGGTACCTGTAATGGCAGTGAATTGTCTTGCCATGTTGTTGTAGGTGCAGAATCAATAGCTTCCCTGACTACTCTTGCAATGTTTGTGATGTACATGGTCTGGGCGGTTAAAGGAGCAAAAAT tgtatcTCGGTTCCGTGTCATTGACCTGGCCGTGGTGTTTGCTCTGGCTCTACTTTCGTGCGCAGTCGGTATTATCTTGAGCTTGGGGATTCTTCAGGATACTCCCGTCCAATGTGCTAAAAAGAA GTGCCCTCAAACCTGCATTACTTTCCAGTCCAATTTGGCTTATACG gcTCGGTATGTATCATTTGCTCTGGCTGCTTTCTACTTCCTCATCTTTGTTTTGGGGATGATACCAATAGTCATTCGCTTCATTTGCTGCAATGAAGTCGGGCGTGCTACCAATGATGAAGCCACCCCCATCCTCCCCGATGCCAGTCGCCGCAAGACTCTTTCTTGA
- the LOC135349154 gene encoding uncharacterized protein LOC135349154, translating into MPEFIQFERMMRALFRVKGPQGIITLEDGKTRCRSVVCREGVYAKDIIAEVCSTHDLQVAPVAQPFFALCDRLSLHPVSPYRKMDAEDLKKQYQLRIFVNTGGNSMHFQKMSKSTYSYYHKQLKEDFIQDRLFPRATINTAVWMAAIDMAREALDKKKDFNDLTKSAREMLRFMPKFLVEKYQKDPEMRQKLRSTFDRFNAIQENITPNHFVGKYIEVYEKDKMCGRHIYRLRQGGRHRVQFLLVVSAKDGVYKTSGDDPTEEKEPALWHIEDVRALRVDLTALSVTVETEKPGAGGTKSIETLHFTDRKELISFSVVVHTYHQILVDVTATILAGDLTPPDECLRIGKDDGFRRDVCHGPITPHDVNKVLNRLDNKKTGNYLIRESRNVTKAYTLSLCAIGQIFNYRVVCSPDGEYCFEGPAGDNGSNGHSMFKTLKGLIEHYSSIQNGLPCRLGTNICPNIAPIPLIPSASSLHSDTSSSTTSVIMSTSRGFSDVSSSSEHSPNSTPPSTPHSQDTPPTPGFRSSFPHPMSDTSSNFPNSSLTSNIPTDTSNTSSIPQSDTSGTPSLPTNDSSLVPLPSERPSILSLSQSPGSIHKPLISRTPSSISPSPNTSETEFLSQIAPRIPTIDINPIPASTVLSKPECPQNPLIKELVDVGVNYISFRELKIIGDLGSGNYSQVHLANWSTGQSSVVKVAVKIPTAKPNTVDEVKKELQREIETMAALNHPNIVRLLGISEVQHFISYIGELPVVIMEYVEGGSLRGFLDKVKKNPALASLKLFLSFGKQMADGMKYLEEEKLVHRDLAARNVLLVKETEQIKISDFGLARQSTNSSKDYAYYIGQNSSNGLPIFWYAPECLHNLRFTTKGDVWSYGVTLWEMFSHGELPTQILSRVIKDSSVTSAQAAFKKLADHLENPRNRLPKRINTPTEVYALMNECWNCRPSERPSFSELSVKMEKLLDLAIAKARRKAIQNF; encoded by the exons ATGCCCGAGTTCATCCAGTTTGAGAGAATGATGAGAGCTTTGTTCAGAGTTAAAGGACCTCAAGGAATCATTACTCTAGAAGATGGTAAAACCCGTTGTAGGAGCGTGGTGTGTCGAGAAGGAGTCTATGCTAAG GACATCATTGCTGAGGTGTGCTCCACTCATGATCTTCAGGTAGCACCTGTGGCTCAACCATTTTTTGCACTGTGCGACAGACTCTCTCTTCACCCTGTAAGCCCGTATAGAAAGATGGATGCTGAAGACTTAAAGAAACAATACCAACTGAGGATCTTTGTGAACACTGGAGGGAACAGCATGCATTTCCAAAAGATGAGCAAGTCGACCTATTCCTACTATCATAAACAG TTGAAGGAGGACTTCATTCAAGACCGTCTGTTCCCACGAGCCACCATCAACACGGCCGTGTGGATGGCAGCCATCGACATGGCCAGGGAAGCTCTGGACAAAAAGAAAGATTTCAATGACCTCAC GAAGAGTGCACGAGAGATGCTGCGATTCATGCCCAAGTTTCTAGTCGAGAAATATCAAAAGGATCCTGAAATGAGACAGAAATTGAGGAGCACCTTTGATCGTTTCAACGCAATTCAAGAGAACATCACTCCCAACCACTTTGTGGGCAAGTACATCGAAGTGTATGAAAAGGACAAAATGTGTGGACGCCATATCTACAGATTGAGACAA GGTGGTCGTCACAGGGTACAGTTCTTGCTGGTTGTGTCCGCCAAGGACGGTGTCTACAAGACAAGTGGGGACGACCCCACAGAAGAGAAGGAG CCTGCGTTGTGGCATATCGAGGATGTACGAGCTTTGCGAGTAGATCTGACTGCCCTCTCTGTTACCGTAGAGACAGAGAAACCAGGAGCTGGCGGTACAAAGTCCATTGAAACATTG CATTTCACGGACAGGAAGGAGCTGATTTCGTTCTCAGTGGTAGTACACACCTACCATCAGATCCTGGTGGATGTGACTGCTACCATTCTGGCTGGAGATCTAACTCCCCCTGACGAGTGTCTTCGAATCGGGAAAGATG ATGGCTTCCGTAGAGATGTTTGTCATGGACCCATAACGCCACACGACGTCAACAAAGTCCTCAATAGACTAGACAACAAAAAAACTGGCAACTATCTGATTCGTGAGAGCCGAAATGTAACAAAAGCTTACACTCTTTCTCTCTGCGCCATTGGCCAGATATTTAACTATCGGGTAGTTTGTTCACCCGACGGGGAATATTGTTTTGAGGGTCCAGCTGGTGATAATGGCAGCAATGGACACTCGATGTTCAAAACTTTGAAGGGTCTTATCGAGCACTACAGTTCGATTCAG AATGGGCTCCCGTGTAGACTGGGCACCAACATTTGTCCAAACATAGCCCCCATACCCCTCATACCCTCCGCCTCCTCTCTTCACTCCGACACATCCTCCAGCACAA cTTCTGTGATCATGTCAACTAGTCGTGGCTTCTCGGATGTGAGCTCCTCCTCTGAACACTCCCCCAACTCCACGCCCCCTTCTACCCCCCACTCACAAGACACGCCCCCCACACCTGGCTTCAGATCATCCTTCCCCCATCCTATGTCTGACACTTCGTCAAATTTTCCTAATTCTTCACTCACATCTAATATTCCAACTGATACTTCAAACACGTCTTCCATTCCTCAAAGTGACACTTCAGGAACCCCTTCCCTTCCCACTAACGACAGCTCATTAGTACCCCTCCCGTCAGAACGACCATCGATTCTTTCCCTCTCACAATCCCCCGGCTCTATCCACAAACCCCTTATATCTCGTACCCCCTCATCTATCTCCCCATCACCCAATACCTCAGAAACAGAGTTCTTATCGCAGATAGCCCCTCGGATACCGACAATCGACATTAATCCGATTCCTGCTAGTACCGTTCTTTCCAAACCAGAATGCCCCCAGAACCCTCTCATTAAAGAGCTAGTTGATGTGGGCGTGAACTACATCAGCTTTAGAGAGCTCAAAATCATTGGTGATCTTGGATCG GGTAACTACAGTCAGGTGCACCTGGCTAACTGGAGCACAGGGCAGTCGTCGGTGGTCAAAGTGGCAGTCAAGATTCCCACGGCCAAGCCCAACACAGTAGATGAGGTCAAGAAGGAGCTCCAGAGAGAGATAGAGACAATGGCCGCCCTAAACCACCCTAACATCGTGCGTCTCCTCGGAATCTCTGAAG tgcaacaCTTCATCAGCTACATTGGTGAGCTTCCCGTAGTGATAATGGAGTACGTTGAGGGAGGTAGTCTGAGAGGATTCCTCGACAAAGTGAAGAAGAACCCTGCCTTAGCTAGCCTGAAACTCTTCCTCTCGTTTGGAAAGCAAATGGCTGACGGGATGAAGTATTTG GAAGAAGAGAAGCTTGTCCACCGTGACTTAGCCGCCAGGAATGTCCTCCTAGTCAAAGAGACTGAGCAGATCAAGATCTCAGACTTTGGTCTAGCCAGACAAAGTACTAATAGCTCCAAGGACTACGCCTACTACATCGGCCAGAACTCCTCGAATGGACTGCCTATTTTCTG GTATGCTCCAGAGTGTCTTCATAACTTGCGGTTCACCACTAAGGGTGACGTGTGGAGTTATGGGGTGACTCTGTGGGAGATGTTTAGTCACGGGGAACTGCCCACCCAGATACTGAGCAGAGTCATCAAGGACTCCAGCGTCACCAGCGCTCAGGCAGCATTCAAAAAG CTGGCTGACCACCTGGAGAATCCACGTAACCGGCTCCCCAAGAGAATAAACACCCCGACAGAGGTGTACGCTCTTATGAACGAGTGCTGGAACTGCCGACCTTCAGAAAGACCATCGTTTAGTGAACTGTCTGTAAAAATGGAAAAACTGTTGGACTTAGCAATTGCGAAAGCGAGAAGAAAAGCTATTCAAAACTTTTAG